From the genome of Apodemus sylvaticus chromosome 3, mApoSyl1.1, whole genome shotgun sequence, one region includes:
- the LOC127680425 gene encoding PRAME family member 12-like, producing the protein MNFKTPPTIQQLAKQSLLKDEALTIYALKDMKEELFPPLFKDAFSSKQDNILRQMVAAWPFPCLPVGSLMKTPDLETLKAMLDGLDLLMRQKVRPRRWNLQVLDLRDANDNFWNVWDGIEDGACPPDFSETQLLRNHPIQWGTQAVTVWINLYVNPRHTIEYNEYFYEWAKKRKDVQVNCQKVMFLPNPHYNPWHLLEIVEPSSIQELEVYKHFNLDTLAMIASDLGQMRNLQKLLLNNVHISLEQSGNKDMEDRCIRMIIPHFSKLHKLQHLYLNDVCFVNEHLDEVLRCLENPLETLAITRCKLSESDMRCLSQCPRVYQLKHLDLSGIDFINLSHEFLGRLLKRLTATLQKLELKGCMITDFQIDVLLPALSQCTQLTEVDFQMNFLSKNSLEKLLQHTANLRQLTKEMYSAPYEVYDELGNVLPQKFAQYCSELMVTLNVIRQPKEICFVSNICAGCGGLCVYNMEATLCFCWQREWSLLDSEKGKPELK; encoded by the exons ATGAACTTCAAGACCCCTCCCACGATCCAGCAGCTGGCAAAACAAAGCCTGCTGAAAGATGAAGCCTTGACAATCTATGCTCtaaaagacatgaaagaggaGCTCTTCCCACCACTCTTCAAGGATGCATTTAGCAGCAAACAAGATAACATCCTGAGGCAGatggtggcagcctggccctTCCCATGTCTTCCTGTGGGATCTCTGATGAAGACTCCTGACTTAGAGACCTTGAAGGCTATGCTGGATGGCCTGGATTTGCTGATGAGACAAAAAGTTCGACCCAG GAGGTGGAACCTACAAGTGCTTGATTTACGAGATGCCAACGATAATTTCTGGAATGTGTGGGATGGAATAGAGGATGGTGCCTGCCCTCCAGACTTTAGCGAGACACAATTATTGAGGAATCATCCCATACAATGGGGAACACAGGCTGTGACTGTGTGGATAAACCTTTATGTGAATCCCAGGCATACAATTGaatacaatgaatatttttatgagtgggcaaagaagagaaaagatgtaCAGGTGAACTGTCAGAAGGTGATGTTTTTGCCCAACCCTCACTACAACCCCTGGCATCTTCTGGAAATAGTTGAGCCAAGTTCTATCCAGGAATTGGAAGTGTATAAACACTTCAACCTGGACACTCTTGCAATGATAGCCTCTGACCTGGGCCAGATGAGAAACCTTCAAAAACTCCTTCTCAATAATGTCCACATATCTTTGGAACAGTCTGGAAATAAAGACATGGAAGACCGGTGTATAAGAATGATCATTCCCCATTTCTCCAAACTCCACAAGCTCCAGCATCTCTATTTGAATGACGTCTGCTTTGTGAATGAACATCTGGATGAAGTGCTCAG GTGCTTAGAGAATCCCTTAGAGACCCTTGCAATCACTCGCTGCAAGCTGTCAGAATCAGATATGAGGTGTCTGTCCCAGTGTCCAAGAGTCTATCAGCTCAAACACCTGGATCTGAGTGGCATCGACTTTATAAATTTAAGTCATGAATTTCTAGGAAGACTTCTAAAACGACTGACAGCTACACTGCAGAAGCTAGAGTTGAAGGGCTGTATGATCACGGACTTCCAAATCGATGTCCTCCTGCCTGCTCTGAGCCAATGCACCCAGCTCACTGAGGTTGATTTTCAGATGAACTTCTTATCTAAGAACAGCCTGGAGAAGCTACTGCAGCACACTGCCAACCTGAGACAGCTGACCAAGGAAATGTACTCTGCACCCTATGAGGTCTATGATGAATTAGGTAATGTCCTCCCACAAAAATTTGCACAATATTGTTCTGAGCTAATGGTCACACTCAATGTTATACGTCAGCCAAAAGAGATCTGCTTTGTGAGTAACATTTGTGCAGGTTGTGGAGGACTCTGTGTCTACAACATGGAGGCCACACTATGTTTCTGTTGGCAACGAGAGTGGTCACTTCTGGACTCTGAGAAAGGAAAGCCAGAACTCAAGTGA